The following proteins are encoded in a genomic region of Bacteroidota bacterium:
- a CDS encoding cysteine desulfurase, with amino-acid sequence MKVYLDNAATTAMDPEVIEAMLPVMQHQFGNPSSVHSFGRTTRAAIENARKSIAKLLNTSPAELFFTSGGTEADNMAILGAVNDIGITHAITSKIEHHAVLHTLESLEKQGKIKLSFVNLTAKGEVDLAHLEELLKNNPRSLVSLMEANNELGNLLPLQKVGEICEKYDAIFHSDTVQTMGHYAHDLQKINVHFITCAAHKFHGPKGIGFLYVNSKVKINPMIHGGSQERNMRGGTENVHGIIGLAKALEIAYRDMEAHQQHIQGIKSYMIEKLKSEIPGISFNGTATENSLYTVLNVHFPPTDTAEMLLFNLDILGIAVSGGSACTSGSNQGSHVLRGIGVDQSRPSIRFSFCKNTTKEEIDFTVSKLKEMFLVKA; translated from the coding sequence ATGAAAGTATATCTTGATAATGCAGCCACAACGGCGATGGATCCTGAAGTAATTGAAGCTATGCTCCCGGTAATGCAGCACCAGTTTGGTAATCCATCATCGGTACATTCTTTCGGTCGCACCACTCGTGCAGCTATTGAAAATGCCCGCAAATCAATCGCTAAACTATTGAACACTTCTCCGGCTGAATTATTTTTTACTTCCGGTGGAACGGAAGCCGATAACATGGCTATTTTGGGAGCAGTAAATGACATAGGAATAACCCATGCCATCACTTCAAAAATTGAACATCACGCAGTTTTACATACACTTGAATCGCTTGAAAAACAAGGAAAAATAAAATTGAGTTTTGTAAACTTAACTGCCAAAGGAGAAGTAGATTTGGCTCACCTGGAAGAACTACTTAAGAATAATCCCCGCAGTTTAGTTTCATTAATGGAAGCCAACAACGAACTAGGAAATTTGCTTCCTCTACAAAAAGTAGGCGAAATTTGTGAAAAATACGATGCGATTTTTCATTCCGATACTGTGCAAACAATGGGACATTACGCGCATGATTTACAAAAAATAAACGTACATTTTATTACTTGTGCTGCACATAAATTTCACGGTCCTAAAGGCATTGGGTTTTTGTATGTGAATTCAAAAGTGAAGATTAATCCCATGATTCATGGTGGTTCTCAAGAGCGCAATATGCGTGGAGGAACTGAAAATGTGCATGGTATTATAGGTCTTGCCAAAGCGCTCGAAATTGCTTACCGCGATATGGAGGCCCATCAACAACACATACAAGGAATAAAATCTTACATGATTGAAAAATTGAAAAGTGAAATTCCGGGAATTAGTTTTAATGGTACTGCTACCGAAAATTCGTTGTATACCGTGTTAAATGTACACTTCCCTCCTACTGATACCGCCGAAATGCTATTGTTTAATTTAGATATTTTAGGAATTGCTGTTTCAGGAGGTAGTGCCTGTACTTCAGGTAGCAATCAGGGTTCACATGTGTTGCGAGGAATAGGTGTAGATCAAAGTCGTCCTTCCATACGCTTTTCATTTTGTAAAAACACAACAAAAGAAGAAATTGATTTTACTGTATCAAAATTGAAAGAAATGTTTTTGGTAAAAGCTTAA
- a CDS encoding DinB family protein, protein MKRPEPTEYAPYYKNYIDLVKVDNPIKALEDQIIAMQAFLSEIPEDRESYRYAANKWSIKEIIGHLIDTERIFGYRALCIARKDKTSFPGYDENAYVAAANFDSRSFYDLVHEFSIVRESHLALFKSFAPEAFSEMGTANQQPVSVRAILFIMAGHEIHHLKVIRERYLNS, encoded by the coding sequence ATGAAACGACCTGAACCTACGGAGTATGCTCCATACTATAAAAACTACATCGATTTGGTAAAAGTCGATAATCCTATTAAAGCCCTCGAAGATCAAATTATTGCCATGCAGGCTTTTTTATCAGAAATTCCTGAAGATCGCGAGAGTTACCGATATGCAGCAAATAAATGGAGCATAAAGGAGATAATAGGCCATTTGATTGATACAGAGCGAATTTTTGGATATCGTGCACTTTGTATTGCGCGAAAAGATAAAACCAGTTTTCCAGGTTACGATGAAAACGCCTATGTGGCAGCAGCTAATTTTGATTCGCGTAGTTTTTATGACTTGGTTCACGAATTTAGTATTGTGCGGGAGTCGCATCTTGCACTTTTTAAAAGTTTTGCACCTGAAGCTTTTTCTGAAATGGGAACTGCAAATCAACAACCTGTATCGGTGCGTGCTATTTTATTTATTATGGCAGGGCACGAAATTCATCATTTAAAAGTAATTCGCGAACGTTATTTAAACAGCTAA
- a CDS encoding M3 family oligoendopeptidase, protein IEQLEQVLSTLVWVATIDKFQHWIYENHTHSLAQRTEAWNTILNQFGSKIIDWSGLESVKSNMWLKQLHIFEVPFYYIEYGMAQLGAIAIWRNYKKSPEKAVKQYTAALKLGYTKSIGEIYAEAGIKFDFSESYVRELADFVSLELKKITA, encoded by the coding sequence GAATTGAGCAATTAGAGCAAGTTTTGTCAACCTTAGTTTGGGTAGCTACTATTGATAAATTTCAGCATTGGATATACGAAAATCACACGCATAGCCTTGCTCAAAGAACCGAAGCCTGGAATACTATATTGAATCAGTTCGGCAGCAAAATTATTGATTGGAGTGGACTCGAATCAGTAAAAAGCAATATGTGGTTAAAGCAATTACATATTTTTGAAGTACCTTTTTATTATATCGAATACGGTATGGCGCAATTGGGTGCAATTGCAATTTGGCGCAATTACAAAAAATCTCCTGAAAAGGCTGTGAAGCAATATACAGCAGCTTTAAAATTAGGTTACACCAAATCTATTGGTGAAATATATGCTGAGGCAGGAATTAAATTTGATTTTTCAGAAAGTTATGTGCGCGAATTGGCAGATTTTGTAAGTTTGGAATTAAAAAAAATTACTGCATAA